The Paenibacillus sp. FSL R7-0204 genome includes a region encoding these proteins:
- a CDS encoding DUF4359 domain-containing protein: protein MNSRYDTPSPARRVRRRSGGKSLLVLILVLVVMAVTNPGKEAFSEYFMKNLENTLDQEIGDGISKLVAQPVIESLTKRDNYILFSVFSVPDLKNTNFFTGDGGATKKYIGLFKIMFIKL from the coding sequence ATGAATTCGCGTTATGATACGCCAAGTCCTGCACGCAGAGTCCGCAGGAGATCGGGCGGTAAGTCGTTACTGGTCCTTATCCTTGTTCTGGTTGTGATGGCTGTTACGAATCCGGGGAAGGAAGCATTCAGTGAGTATTTTATGAAGAATCTGGAGAATACGCTTGATCAGGAAATAGGCGACGGAATTAGCAAACTGGTGGCCCAGCCTGTAATTGAGTCATTGACCAAGAGGGATAACTACATTTTGTTCTCGGTATTCAGTGTACCGGACCTTAAGAATACCAATTTTTTTACCGGGGATGGCGGGGCCACGAAGAAGTATATCGGATTGTTTAAAATCATGTTCATTAAGCTGTAA
- a CDS encoding L,D-transpeptidase yields the protein MPNYRIIVDLSQRMLYLLDNDVVTRGFPVGIGKMLTVSPVGEYTIINKQPNPGGPFGAFWMGLSKPHYGIHGTNNPSSIGHMVSHGCIRMYNADVLALAALVPIGTRVTIRE from the coding sequence ATGCCCAATTACCGAATTATCGTCGATCTGTCACAGCGCATGCTGTACCTGCTGGATAATGACGTTGTCACCAGAGGCTTCCCTGTCGGCATCGGTAAAATGTTAACCGTCTCGCCTGTAGGCGAATACACCATCATTAACAAGCAGCCCAATCCGGGCGGTCCATTCGGTGCCTTCTGGATGGGGCTATCTAAGCCGCATTATGGCATCCACGGAACCAATAACCCATCCTCCATCGGCCATATGGTCTCGCACGGCTGTATACGCATGTATAACGCAGATGTTCTGGCTCTGGCCGCCCTCGTTCCCATAGGTACCCGTGTCACCATCCGGGAATAG
- the lexA gene encoding transcriptional repressor LexA — translation MSKISSRQLAILEFIRNEVRSKGYPPSVREIGEAVGLASSSTVHGHLDRLEKKGLIRRDPTKPRAIELLGQEDSENVHQFVQTVTRIPVVGKVTAGVPITATENIEDYFPLPAHYVGDNKVFMLSVLGDSMVDAGIMNGDYVIVRQQQTADNGDIVVAMTDEDEATVKTFYKERDHIRLQPENPAYEPLRLNRVTILGRVIGLFRDIH, via the coding sequence ATGTCAAAGATTTCTAGTCGTCAGCTGGCGATCCTGGAATTTATACGTAATGAAGTCCGCAGCAAGGGTTATCCTCCGTCCGTCCGCGAGATTGGCGAGGCTGTCGGCCTGGCCTCCAGTTCTACCGTGCATGGTCACTTGGACCGGCTAGAGAAGAAGGGCCTGATCCGGCGTGACCCAACGAAGCCGCGTGCCATTGAATTACTCGGCCAGGAAGATTCAGAGAATGTGCATCAATTCGTCCAGACCGTTACCCGCATCCCGGTAGTGGGTAAGGTTACAGCTGGTGTTCCTATTACTGCAACAGAGAATATTGAGGATTACTTCCCATTGCCTGCTCATTATGTAGGCGATAACAAGGTATTTATGCTATCTGTCCTTGGTGATAGTATGGTGGATGCCGGAATTATGAACGGGGATTATGTCATCGTACGCCAGCAGCAGACTGCCGACAATGGCGATATTGTTGTAGCGATGACCGATGAAGATGAAGCAACTGTCAAGACCTTCTACAAGGAACGGGATCATATCAGGCTGCAACCGGAGAATCCGGCGTACGAGCCTCTCCGCCTTAACCGCGTTACGATTTTGGGACGGGTCATCGGATTATTCCGCGATATCCACTAA
- a CDS encoding LysM peptidoglycan-binding domain-containing protein: MLKYSTYNSIYNNEDIKVSATGNPTANSNVTKIKDAILHSLAALSSLFRQVSLMKLLLVLMLVISGFTVVGNVFAGSVSSMKPDKRIVVERGDTLWSIALSNKPEDMKTAVYIEGIMKTNHLENSVIKAGDILTLPLY; this comes from the coding sequence ATGTTAAAGTATAGTACATACAACAGCATCTACAATAATGAGGATATCAAGGTGTCTGCTACCGGCAATCCAACTGCTAATAGTAATGTAACCAAGATCAAGGACGCAATTCTTCATAGTCTCGCTGCGCTCTCATCGCTATTCCGTCAGGTCAGCCTGATGAAGCTGCTCCTGGTGCTGATGCTTGTTATTTCGGGATTCACTGTGGTGGGGAATGTTTTTGCCGGTTCGGTCTCTTCAATGAAGCCGGATAAGCGGATCGTAGTCGAGCGTGGAGATACCTTATGGAGCATTGCGTTAAGTAACAAGCCTGAGGACATGAAGACAGCCGTATATATAGAAGGAATAATGAAGACGAATCATTTGGAGAACAGCGTCATTAAGGCCGGAGATATTCTGACTTTACCTTTATACTGA